The segment TTTATTCATAATTGGCAAAGTCCAattacacagggagtatacatgagaaaatattaagaTCCaaggggaattttttttttttttttaacttttaattattcaatttcattcaaaaaaaaaaaaaaggttaaaaaagtATGAGCAAAGCTTGAGAAATAACTTGACTCGACTCGAGCTCGTAAAACATGAGCAAAGCTTGAGAAGTAATTCGACTCGGCTCGAGCTCATAAAAGAGCATGACCAAAGCTCAGAAAATAACTTGACTTGACCCAAGCTTGTGTATTGATCAGCTCGAGCTCGGCTAGCTCCCAAATCGAGCTCAAGCTCCAGCTATTTAAGTCAAGCTTTACTCGACAAAAAATCCACTCGGCTCGATTACAACCCTAAATTAGTAATAGTAACCATCATACTGCAAGTACAGCTCTCGGACAGCCCCTAAGGGGAGCTGTCTTGTCCTTCCTAACAGACTAAGGCTGGTACACACACAGCATGAAGCATAGTTCAATGGCAGGAAACTAGGCTGCAAGCACAATCTGATTCCTAGAGGGAATTCTAAAGGGAGGGTATCGTGAAGTCGGGATGGTATttttgggtagagttttagttctactggaaacaaggggttggggttggtgtattttggtttgtttttcatgggctttttgggtcattaggggctttctATTATGGACaaagtattttcttatatacatttactccttttgatatatatcatatttttacttataaataaaaaataaaaaataaatgatattccTATCAGCTATATGGTTAAATGAATGACCAAGTATGTAGATGTACCTGCGCAGCGATCCTGTCTATGGTATCAGCGGAATGGTTGAAAGTTTTGAGAAGGTAATCAGTCCCCCATTTTATTATCTCTTTAACATGGTTGAGCTCCCCAGCAGCTTCATATTTGGCACTGTATTCAATTACACTCCAGCTCAACATGGTCATGGCAAACGAGGCCGGGAAGTTGAACTTGATAGCATCTCCAGCATCATAATAGCCACCCACCAGATCTTTGTAAAAAGTGGCGGTGTTGGACTTGCCATCATCCAGACAGGAGCTCCCTCTCCACGAGACGTTATTATGCTTTGGCAGTTTCCCAGCTGCGATTAtgaagcaaaaataaataaataaacaaagaacGAAGTAGTTTTCTAACTTGATAAACTATAAGAGCAGGTCCAGTGGTTAAGCCAAGATTTTACTTCCGTGGTGCAAAATCTAACTAAAATAAACGAgtccaaaaataaatctatatgtttttgtataaatgtttttttaccttctaaaaaaatattctttacgtcaacaaaaaactaatattaGTCTCATACAAGTTTTCATAGTCTGAAATTGCTTCATCTCTAGTCCTATatcctataaataaaaaaaaaaaaaaaaatgcattgcAATGGTGTTTACAATTAATATAAAGCTTTTCCTGTACAAAAGTAGATTGATCTAATGCTGTTTTTGGTACAACTTTTTACTTCGGAAAAAACATAGCAAAAATTGTTTTCTACAAGTTTCCGTATTCTGTAATAATCAACCCATCATTAATtttagagtaattctacgtataatcgtgaagtgcgtaatcgtcgcgtaatcgctttgaaaaagagtggagtccactattaaaaaattaatttttttcatgtagatcccatgtttaattcatttttttcaaagcgattgcgcggcggttacgcaattcacagttgtaagtatattttttcttaattttataaaaacttgtgTGAGTTGTGTTTACGattaatatttatatggatattttaaaaaaataacttataaaaataatatcatttaaatattttaaaacataattataaaaatgatataaaaaaatacgtgCGTCTATGTACTCTTTTATCAAAGAAAAGCAGATCTACTTAGCACGAATAGGGCAAAGTAAGATTACATCTTTGGGCGTTGAAGAACATGAGAGCCTTGTGGAGGGCGAGGGTGTAGTTGTCAGGGGGAGGATGTGAATGGCGGTGGCGTGGTACGGTCTTGACGATTAGGGTGATGAAGCCAGCCAGGAAGGCAGAGACAAGCAGCGTGCCGACAGTCCAGACGAAGATCTTGCGGCTGACGATGATGCAGCCCAGATCCAcgtacttcttcttcttctgctcgCCAGGGCCCAGCAGCCAGCTCTGCTGGGTTTCGTCGAGAGGCCGAGACAGGGCCGCCCTGTCCAAGTCCTGCAGATTACGGCTCCGGTCGTCGTCTGTGGCCGAGTCCGCGGCGTTTATCTCAAGGGGCCCACCCCATGGATCCCTGCCGTACATGCTTAGCTTTTAATTTATCTTCCTTCCAAGTTGCTAGCTTCCCACCCAATTATTACTAATGCCGGAGCGGCTTCACACCGAATACACAAAAGATCAGGAAGGCGCGGATTGAGGTGCTCAGATCCAAGACAAATATCACGATAATATCTGAACATATATAGGGGTATCGTAGCAGTAGCGTTGCAGTacaatttgaaaggaaaatatcaAATTGAAGGAGAGACACGCAGAGAGTCCCCACCCTTTAAGCTTTATTGGAGAAGGAAGAGTGAGGAGTAAGACAGGTATTCAGAAATTCAAGAGTAAAAAATTGTAGGATCGGTGGGTGCGGATGACCTGGTGACGGTGGGCAGTCAACAATTATGTGGTAAGGTATTGTATGCTTCTGGTTGATGACACTGACCTTCGAACCAATCGATAATGCCATTCGATCAGAAAAAAATTACCATTAAATGTTAACATTGTAAAAGTGTTTAATGTAATGTTTTAATTAAGGATTCgtttctttttataattcttctcaattcaattcaattcatatcatctaatataatctaatcattataatttttttaaatttttatataaaataaaataaataattcaacttttctaaattttaaaataaaaataatattaaaaaactatattttaataatatttttttaacttttatctcaactcatctcatttataaaaataaacgaagatCTTTTTAGattaaattctacttttttttttagttaaccTTCTTGCAGGTACAGAGTTGTTACTCTTCTCTCAACGACGTCGAATAGTAGCTTGCTACGTAGACTCCACATCAACCTACTGGTAAACCATGAttcagaggaagaaaaaaaaaatttttgcgACGTGCGTCCTCCTTCCCCCTAGGATTGTTCACCGACTTGATTCGGCCCGAAAAACACCATTTTCGACCCGACCCGAAATAGGTATGTTTCATTCGGTTATTACCCGTTTGGCCGATTACCCGACCCGACAGTAGTAACGGGTATTTCGACCCGACCCGTTACTTTTCCACTTTCCCCTTCTTCTCATTCCCACCGCACCTCCTCTGcaaacatcatattttatacACTCCACTACAAAATCAACTTACCAAAATATTGATGTAAAAATACAACCCTAGGCCCTAAGACAGCAACCCTTCTACTGGAAACCCAGtacaaaccctaaccctaacacCTCATAATTAACCCACCTAATAAGATAAATCACCAAGTGCTTTTTCTTACCTTGGATTAGTTTTTTTCGGTGCTAGTAGAGAAAGCTTCCACAATCCAACCAAGATAGAGAGTGAGCAAGAGAGACTTAGTTAGAGAGTgagaaacacagagagagagagagagagctgcaagaaattttttttttttttgcttggtcTGTGAGAGAGATGcaagagactagagagagagctGAGTCTGTAAGAGGCTTTAGGTTCGagcgagagagaagagagactgAGGGAGGCAGATGGTGAACAATCCTACGCAAGAGAGAAAGCCgtgttatatattttacgacCTCCTTTTTGTGTGTAATTCGAGTATCGGTTAATAACTGAGTGTTTCTAAACGTTTCGAGAATTTTTATTTCCGAGTCGGAAACTAAATGGTTCGGGTAATTTCGGGTCGGGTCGTGTCGATAAAACAGAATTAATATTCGGCCGGCTTTTTTTTTCAGTCCTACttccccccctcccctctctctctctctctctctctctctctctctctctctttctctctgtgaATTGCCTTTCCAATAAAACATTTGAGGAGCAGTGGACATCGTCGAAAAAAATGTGAGGAGCAGAGGCCACCTTCGGATACCCATCGAAGAGCAGGGCCCTACCGTCGGAAAACCTTCGAGGAGCAGGGGTGGAAATCGACCGAAACCCACTCCCTTTCTGGGATTCCTGTCCACGcgatcactctctctctcgtaaGTCACCGTAGTTGCGGGTCTTGAACTTACAGTTCAAAGAGTGATCTTCGTTTCTgaaattgtgtttaaaaaactaatttccaGTTCAATAATTTGGTcttgtttgtttgaattttcTAATTATGATTTTGATAGAAACATGTTGTAATTGATACTGTGAGTATTGTGATGTAATAAGGATTCGGTGGAGTTATTAATGGCAGCTGCAAGAATGGAAATTAGAGACGCATGAaaggtgtttgataaaaggTTTCAAAGAGCCACAAGTTAAAATCACATTCAAACACTATACGATATTGCTGGTGCTTTTTATTCCTAGTCATTGGATGAAATTCTTGCTTTAATTTCGACTATTTTAGTTCagtttgaaaatggaataaAATCAAGGAACATTGAATTCTCACAATTCCCTTCAATTCATTGGCTTGTTTTTCAGAAACAATATGATCAAGGGGCCAGGAATTTTTTCACATTCAATTAAACATTGTTAAAAACTAGCAATTCAGTCAATGTGGCTGCAAATGGACtgtaactcaaaaaaaaaaaatgtcacattCAGTTTACTcatgttttctttccttttaattttttcatttcagtACCTTCACTTTAGATCCACTTATTTGGTGTACACATTGATACTTGAGAACCCAGAAAGTTGCATCAGTAGGCATGAGAAACACTCATTCTCTTCATccatttattttacttcgtttTCATGATAAAGACACCTACTTTTAACTCGTTCTTTCCTGTAGTTGGCCCAAGATTATCTGTCAACATTAGATTTTCCTCCCAAGTACTGGTACAACACAACAATTATATTTAGCTTATGTGcttccaaaatttttattatgtgCTTATCCAAAATCTGCAGACCTGATGATTTATACCAGCCAAATCCATACAGCACTACTACTACTTGGGCAAGCTTTATTGCAGTACCGAAGTCAAGCGATATGAAACACACTGACAGCGGTGCTAGTTCAAGTTCTTGGACTTCAAGAGCAAAAGACCAACCTGTTTTGGAGAGACCAACAAGGGAACATTAAATGCAGAAATATTGTCATGGTTTTGTATTGTTGTGGTTTGTGTTGTACTTATTTTGTATCCGAACGAGCATCATGTATGTCGGGTTATGCTAAGATCCCATGGTTATTAGCCAGTTTGTAATTAAATTTTGTAGTTCTCCAAAGAGCTACTTTTGGAATGTATCTAGaccatttttaaatataatgaaagaCTGTTGCATTTTGTATCTAGACCATCTTTTGTATTACATTTTGTATAATAAGATGCATTTCTTTACATCTTCTGAACAGGATATTGCACAAGAATATTGCAGTAATATTTCTGTAGTCAACCCAACAAGTAGTCAAATAATTTTCTGCAATCAACCCTACAAGTATTCAAATACATAATGATCGTTGCTACaagttcaaatataaaaagatgcCAACActgaaaatatattcaaaataatttggtgatttaaattaatatatgcttCTGCTATAAAACAGATCATGTCAGATTGTTGCTAGAATTCATGTTGCTAATGCTAATGCTAGTTGGAGTATAACTTGGGCAAGCTAGCAAACTAACTAGTCAGCCCTAACCAATATGCATTGTCCATCTGGTTATCTCCAAAATACAATGACTCCAAAAACATAGGTCCAAATACATTAAGTTTCACTCCAAATGTCCAATTCtctaaaatattgtaaattccTTCAATAGCTCCAAATAAGCCTTTGAATGCACTCTAATATTTGAGCCATCACCGCAGTTCTCAAATTCTTCACTCTCATTAAttgtaacattaaaaaaaaacaattacactCCAATTTAAACAGCATCATCACGTTTTAAGCACCAACTTAAACACCAACCAACCTCATGTTTGAAGCGACGGATCCAAGCTTTGAGATATGTTCCTAGTTGTATTTCCAATATCCctacattaaatataataaaccgtaaaaaaatatttaagtagtaattaaaacacaaaatatgaaaaacacaaATTTGCATTTTATAAACAAACCTCACTTAATGACAGTTGTTCTTAGCATGACCTCCAGTTGTTTGAAGTGACGGATCCAAGCCTGAAGTCTTGTTCCCAGTTGTATTTCCAAGATCTCtacataaaagataataaaccATAACCAATTATTTAAGTAGTgattaaaagacaaaaaattaaaacacaaatttcaaaactttataaacAAACCTCACTGAAGGACAATTGTTCTTAGCATGACCCTCAGTCTTGCAAATGCTACAACGCATTTTCTTCGTGGTTTGAGTTTCTTTCGAGTTTTTTGCTCTCAACGATTTTGGTCGGCCTTTTGTTGGCACCCGTGGAGGATCCAACAAAATTTGTGTAAAATTTGATACAACTTGTGATCGTAGAATTACATCATCAACTTATTTTTTCTCATAGTTGGATCATCTTGTGTCATTACAGCTCCATCAAAATTTGGTATGTCAATAATAGCCCGGCTCTTAGCATTGATGCACCATCTCTCTAGAATATAATGATGTTGCAACATATCTAATTTTGATTTCCTCCCAAGGACACATAGAATATGCCTACAGGAATCCCCATAAACTCAAACATATGACATGTACATATTGCCTTTGCTTCTCCACTCTCCAAAGTCACATAATAAGTAGGTTTATCTTTGTCATTCGGTGCGACTTCGTATATCTTACTTTCACCCTCTTTATCAACTTTGGTTGATTTGTACCGTTGGCTATTGAATAGCTCATCTTGAAAGATCATGAAAGACTTCCTTGTATAGACTGAGGCCGCATCTTCTTCAATTTTCCATAACGTTTTCATAATTTCCTGTGTCGATTTTGTTCGCACgtccttctctttctccttgAAATAATGTGCATCTAAGGCTTTCTCGTATTGATGCACAAAACCACTCACCATCGTGCTTGAACGaacataatctttaaaaaatttattcatgctTTCGCTCTTTTGAGTTGTTGACATACCAGCAAAAAACATTATTCGCAAGTAAGCTGGAACCCACTTCGTCGGTTGTAAAGATTTTGCAGCCAATCATTATCTATTAGATCATACTTCGCTAGTATTGCACTCCATTCATGCTCAAACTCATCCGTCGTTATTGTCTCATGGATACAATGACGGAACTCGTATTAAAAGTCCGAAAACTTGTTATAGATATTTGCCAAATGTTCTGGAAATTTTTGCAAAATATCCCATAAACACAACCTATGAGTTGTATTTGGGAGTACCTCACCAATGGCCTTTGCCATTACCTTGTCATCATCAGTAATTATGGTTAAAGGGGCACGCCCAAGTATTGTCTCTTACCATGTTCTCAATAACCACACATAAGATTCGGCTGTTTCATTAACTAACAACGCACAACCAAACATTATAGTTTGGTATGATGGTTAACTCCTGAAAAGGGCACAaattgcattttataaatatttgtcaaCTACGTCGCATCAAATGTaacaacatccccaaaatattgatatgctCACCTTGATTTTGCATCCGTCCAAAAGCAACTGCCCATACATCCATTCTCATTAACTTGCATGGAATACACAAAGCCAGGTTCTTTACACTGTCAATCAAGGAAGTAGGCATACAACCTTTGTGCATCTCCTTCTTCAAAcaatttccttcttttattttccaaataattcTCGACGTCCTTAACAATACAttcaatgttaaaatcaccacctGATTCTTTATTCAAAACTgacattatttttcttgttggtATACCAGACTCATTCAAagtcataataatttttttttggacatGCGtcactcctctatgtccacgaAGCAAACTAGTACTTATTGGTGTAAGTAGCTCATGGTTGTGTTCAACGACAAACTTGAATACTGTCCACTTCTTACCATCcttttttatacatattgttACTTTACATCCAATCTTTGTCTCAGCAAGTTTagaaattttttgttctttttgtttccGACTTTCAAGCCAAAATCCCTCCCTTGAGCAAACATACTCTACTAAAATTAGTTTTCTGTCCTCTTTTGATAATCGAGTATGGTTGGTCCTCATTGCAAAACCTTTTCGTCTTGCATACGCCTTGTAAAAGGCTTGGGTGTCTTTTACCTCATCGAACTCCTTCCCAACAAATGGCTCAAAAAGATCACTACTCAAGCTAGAAATCATATTTACTCCATCTTCATCTCCCACATTATCTCTATCTTCCACATTCACTCGATCTTCCATATTCACTCTATCTTCCACCCCTCAATCTTCCATATTCACTCCATCTCCGATATCCActccatcttccacattcactTCATCTCCCACATTTGGCACATGTAGCACATTCATATCACATTGTTGTACTCCAATTGCAGCCCCGATACTATCATCTTCAACTTCTCGACAGTTTCTACTCATCATTATCTCAACTTCATCACTATCCGAACTTGATAAAAAATCCttcattaaaacataaaacaatgaCAAAAGTTAAAGTTGACAGAAAATCCTTCAGTTGAAGTTAGGTAATGGTATTTTGCTCAACAGTGAAGGAAAATATACTGGAATGGTTTTGTGTAATACTAGAAACAAGTTTATGCAATGAACTATGAAATTCTATTAGTTTTGTATGAAAGTCTTAGACAAACTGATCTGTCATCAATTATGATCAGCTACTTAGTCAAACTAATTCCATTCACGTTCTCTTGGCCCTTTCCATTTGTCTAttgtgttttgtaaattaatatatggtCTCTCATTAACCACAACACAAGAGGAAATGGACAATAATAGTTTCAAGTTCTTTGTGCATTCTTTGTTTCCTCCAGATATCAACTATGACATTGTTAATATATGATCTCTCATTAacctctttctcaaatttttctctTGCAGAAACTCCAATCTATCTAAATGCAGAACATCAAAATACGACTGAAACATaggaagtaaaaaaataaataaatatgatctGAAAACGCAAACCATGTGTGACGGCAGGGCTACAACTGGCTGAAGGGTGCGACGGGCTACGCCGGGCTGAGATGAGTTGCGACGGCTGAAGGGTACGACGGGCTAAGACGAGTTGCGACGGGCTCCCAAGGGCTGAGACGAGTTGTGGAGGTCTGGGTTGCGACGGGCTGTGGAGGTCCGGGTTACGACGGCCTGAGACGGGCCTGAGACGAGTTTCGACTGGCTGTGGAGTGCAGAGGACTTGAGACAAGTATCGGCAACGTGGTGGGCAGTGGAGATTCGGGAGGAAGTGCAGAGGGGGAAAAGAAATCATGTGTATTTGATTTTTGCTATCCTACAATGTGGTTCATGAAAATTACATGGGGGTTGCTAACGTGTATAAAATTTATTCGTTACCGTTGAAAGCCCGAGAACGGCTTACCCGTTCTGAAGAggaactgttttttttttcaatggttCCATAACTGATCAAATTCATCCCTCCATTAAAATCTCGAATAGTTGGACTTATTAACGTGACATGCcacatgaaaaagaaatgttaaaataaatattttaaaactaaaaataaattattgatgcAGCTTTTGGTATGCATGTTCTTCCCCCTTAGTCCTGCGACCAGAAAGTGAGACTCGGAGACCTCAGTATGGAATACTATATTAGGTATATGAGTGTAGAAATTGGAGTTAGAGAGTGTGCAAGACGTACCTCTCCATCcagtaatagtaatattttgaataccgtatcaGTTACCGTTTCAAATATTATTTcggaatagtctatatatgaataaattatatatataaatatatataaataatattctaaaataatagtctatatattaataaattatatatatataaattataaatagtctgatTTGAATTGGGAGGTCAAAAAACGAGCTTgcagtttgaagaaatgaaaaaaaaggaagaaaaaagtaaaGGCAGAAATATTGGTAGGTACGGGCCGAAACGGCCGAAATTCTGACCGATACGAAACTATTCCCTTCTCTGTACCGGCTACGCCATAGAAACGGTATATTTCGACTGTATCGGTTGGTACgatacgaaattcaaaactttgatttaTAGACGTTGGGTAGCAATAATGTTCCCTCTTTGAGTGTTTAATTTTCGTGATGTGACAGGGTAATGTCCTGAGTGTCTTCTTTGGAGCATTTAATGTAGTAACCCCTCTAGATATGTAGTAATCCCTCTGGGCTTGATTTGACTGTTAATAAGTTCGATTTGGTAGGCATGTTCCACTTGGATTGATCATTGTAGAATTATACTCTGTCGGGAAAGGGTTAGTTGGGTTAATGTATCATTAGGGTTTATCTTATGGGTCAGGATTGACATTAGGGGGGCTATGGTCAGTTGGCCCAATTGATGAGTTCAAACGGAGCATTCCACGTATATCAACTCTTTGATCGTCTTCCCCTTGTCGTCATATGATTATCTTGTGACAGTGGCCTTTAGTCACCCGTGGTTCTTTGCTCGCTTCCTAGATACGTTTATCCCTAACAGTAATCCCGTAGATTCCTGCCGCATGTGTCGGTGagaattttatcttttctctccACATcacccctttctttcttttaaccTTTCTTATTCTGCTCTTATGTTATGTAAGTACCATTCTCTCTTCAGACCCTTTCACACCCTTCGCACTGTCCTAGACTGCTCTCCCATTTCCCCGAATCGACTCATTCTCTCAATTGAATGGCTCCCAAAAATTCTTCTCGCTTCTCGTCTTGATCTTCTCAACCATGCTTGTCCTCAAAAGAGTCCCATGGTGATCATTCCTCGCAACTGGAAGCCTTCAAAAGTTGTCGTTAGACTGCCACCACTACTTAAAGCATTGGCAATGACCTAGCCATTGGCAACAAGTCCCATGGTGATTGTTCCTCGCAACTGGAAGCCTTCAAGAGTTGTCGTTAGACTGCCACCACTACTTAAAAGCATTGGCAATGAcctacttgaaaagtgttgaatTTTGAGTAAAACTTGAGATTTTGGCTAAAGCCAAAACTTTTGGAAATGTtaatccacattggactagtcatCCCAAagtcataataataatataatattatatattttaataatatttgtttgtattttgcaaaataaattttaacaaaataaattatttatattatatcttgtaactttatttaaaaattttcatgagCATGCCCACGAGCATTTGCAAGCATACAAGTCTTCTTTAGCTAGACTTTTCTACTTCATTACAATTTGTACTACTCCGacttttatattcatgataataaagaaaaagaaaaagaaaaagaaaaacactgcTGATATTCATATTCATACTAAAACGAGAGCTAATGCCCTCTTGTGTGTAGAGAGTACATCAACAGTAGATCTAccaacacaaaacaaaacagttTCTACAAATGTCAAGGGCAGAGATAAAAGAACCACAATATAATGCTTGTCCTGGTTGATCATCACAAAAGTTATATCTAAGGGTAGAGATCACCACAATTAGAAGGATCATCAATTACTGATCTTAGGCCCCAATACACTAGAAAAATGCATCAAACGCCTTTCATGTAATAAGGTTTACCACTTAGGCCAAAACCTTTGGTCTGGTAATTGCACACTCAAACAGATTTGAGAACTACTAAAACAATTATATGATCAAAAGTAGGAGAATCACTGGGAACCatatcgaaaaaaaaaacacaaagcaTTAAATCACTGGAAACAAGCATTAAATCATCCATACCTGATGCTTCAAACACAATGacaaaatcaatcaaaacaagcattaaatcaaaatatagaCAAATACAAACACAGATTCTCTTATTAGACAAATCAAAACAGGAAAAATTGTGAGACACGTGGTTTTGGCAGTCTAGGGCGAAAATTGAGTCCTCAAAGTCCAGATACTTTGTGTTGCGATTTTCTTTGCAAATACACACACCGAGTATTCCTACT is part of the Juglans regia cultivar Chandler unplaced genomic scaffold, Walnut 2.0 Scaffold_292, whole genome shotgun sequence genome and harbors:
- the LOC109017757 gene encoding endoglucanase 25-like, whose protein sequence is MYGRDPWGGPLEINAADSATDDDRSRNLQDLDRAALSRPLDETQQSWLLGPGEQKKKKYVDLGCIIVSRKIFVWTVGTLLVSAFLAGFITLIVKTVPRHRHSHPPPDNYTLALHKALMFFNAQRSGKLPKHNNVSWRGSSCLDDGKSNTATFYKDLVGGYYDAGDAIKFNFPASFAMTMLSWSVIEYSAKYEAAGELNHVKEIIKWGTDYLLKTFNHSADTIDRIAAQVHLHTWSFI